ttccatctCCAGGTACCTCGTCCCTTCCCTGCATCCTACTTTTGGATCATATTTGTTTGTGTATTGTTATACCCCTATTGTTTCTGCCCTGATAATGGTGAACAAAATtgcttgttgaaattgattCGAAATTGGTATCACAAACTTAATCTGAGGTGCTTCTGTTTTATTATCAAATGTGCTATGCAGAGCATGACGTAGTAGCTCCTGGATTGCTGAAACATTGTGATTTGATCTTCGAATTCAGTTTCCTTTTAGTACCATGTAGAAAATTGGTTAATTTGTTGCATGgttttgattatttgtttaCTTTTGTTATTCCTGGTTAGTGCAAAAGTACACTGATGGTGGttttcttttagattttattgAGAAATTATTGCTGGGATATTAAATAACGTGACTTACTAAAACGGACATTGCAGTGTCAAAATCTTATTAACATGCTTTTGAAATGAGATTTCCTTTGAAAAAACATGGCTATATTATCGAAACTCAAAATTACTAAAAACTTGTTATAGTTGACTGATGTGGAAGGAGAAGGAGCAATTGGGTTGCAATGGTCTAGGAAACTTTTTGTAGGGTCTGCACTCTCCATAGAAACTCAGCTCCTCCTTTTATGTACCCATTATggatcttctctcttctttttcatcaaatCTTgtctcctctttttcttcaaattttcaCTTTAGTTGTTTGTCATAGAGTTTGCAGAGTTGTCTAAAATtgtgattattttattagattttttggCCAAAAGATAATCTGatgtaatttgaaaattttcctCTGTGATGAAACAGAGAATCATGAAATTGCCTGTGTCGAGGTGTTAACTAGAGGATCTTGGCTTTCTTAATTTACAAATAGCAAATGGGTACATCTGCTGCGAACAAGGAAAACTTCAAAGGCAGTAGAATTGAGCCCTGGAAGCAGAAAGAACTgtattttttggtgacttatgcttttgttttctatgTCATCATCATTCGCCGTTCCCTTCAACTCTCTCATGGTGAAACTCTTATTTCACATCCTCCCCCCCACCCACAAAACAATTATTGTTTGTTCAATTGTATTTTCACTTCCTGTACTTAATTGGTGAACATTGGGATTGATTTTCACAGATTATGGCAAGCAATTATTTGGTTTACGCCCAGGATGGCTCATACCTAGGCAACTCAATGTATGTGctcttttcttattattatgaatttatgatcattctataaaaagaaaattgaatttatGATCATCTTCTTTCTAAGAATTTCAGTAGTTGGCTAGGTTGCTCATGCGTTTCTTTTCTGTTGCTGTTATTCTTGGCTTGATCTCTTTCTTCATGCTAATCAAATATATGCCTGTTCTGTTATGTATAAAGGATGTCACAGATGCTCAATGGAGGAATTTGAGAGGAAATATACCTGTTCTTACTGTTGTCTTTGGCATTTTTACTCTGCTTGCCAACTTGATGAGggcttttttcaatttaaaagtGGGGGGAATGTCCATTAtctggcttttattttctttgaccTATCTATCATATCTACATGGAGCTTGGTACAGTTTTTCTTTATGTTCTACATTTAAtgctctttctttctttcactaTTGGCACTCTTTACCTTGTTCACTCTAACTCCGTGTCTGTTTCACTTTGCAGCATCATATTTGTCCTATCAATAGCAACTGTTAATTTTCTTCTCGTGAAGGTGCGTGTAGtgaaacaataaataatatttcaatATTTCATCCGTGGAATGAGTAACATTGACTTCCATTGTTAATTTATCATGTCATAACAGCTCTAGTTTTCATTAAAGGTTATTTCCCTCGGACTGCTTAATATTGATGtctatattaaatttattaaggCTCCTTGTATTTCATTTTTCCCATTTCAAATATTGTGATGACTGAAGGTAGCTTCAAAGAACAGTCTTAAGAGTTTTGTGGTTAAATGTTGGAGTAATGTGTATCCCAATGACGAGCATAGAAGGGTCTCCTTTTGTAGGTTGGTTTTGGGCTTACAATTTAAACAGATTTTAGTCTGAAAGAATAAGAAtgatcaaaatataaaatggcTTTTAAACTTCTGGACTATAAATATACTTAGGAGTTATGTtgcttttgcttcttttttttctttacctttttcttttgttttcctttttttattttaaatagatCTGTAATGTTCTTATGTGCAGTTCCACATTTATCATGTTATCGTTATTTCCACAGTTGTCATGTAAAATTCTGTTTCTGCAGATATTTGCACAGAAGAAGTACTTTCCACTTGTAATTTGGAGTTAcaactctttttttcttgtctgTAATCGCATTTATGAAGGATATTCATTCTCAATTTTTGGGTAAGATGAGTCATATTGGTTACATCGATATTATATGGTAGGAGTAATTCTATTCTCGCTTAAGGTTATGTATTATATTTTAGGCAACAGTGGGCATTTTTGGACAATTTCCGAGGGACTTTTAGGTGGCACATATGCTTCAACTTTggtatctatttttattatttgtttttgttcccATAATACCTATAATAGACTATGTGTTGCTAACCATATATCTCTGGCCGCTTTCTTTTACCCATTCTGTTGGTGGAACTATTCTCATGCATATCCAGCTGATGCATAAAATTTGACACAGCTGTTTATTGTCGACTTCAATAGTAGTTTCAGTTTGCAGTGACATATTTAGAATACTTATCGTCAAGAATATTGAAGTTCGGTGATATGAACATTTAAATTAAAAGGGACTTATTGTGCTTTTTCTAAGATATATATATGTGCCTGTCTTTATATTTTGGTTTTTGCATAATCAGTGTGTAATGTGATAAGAAACATTACTCAATGTATTTGTTTGTGGCAGTTGTTTTACGCATGATTAGCTTTGGCTTTGATTATCATTGGAGAGATCAAGATTCTCATTTTGATATGgaggtatttttcttttagtgcATCACTTTCCTGTTCTGAATACAAGTTTATACTCTACGGTCTCTCTGAATGGTGATGACAGTTTGAGGATCTGGGAATAAATAATGCAGCTTTATTACCTTGTAACTTTTGACATAACCTTTAGAAGCTTGATTTTTTCAGTATCACGCATAGTGTAGGCTGAATTAAACATTCATATAAATCTTGAATACCTCTTACAAAGGCCGTGTTTTGTAATGTAACCCTTGCTTGATTAGGTTCTAGTTTTCTATTATGGTTTATGAACAACCTGGTTATGTTCATGTTTTTAAGAGAAGACTATTATAAGGTTGTACTCATGTTCCTTAAGCCATCAAATTTATCGTTTGCTATCATGATTTAGTATATCTAGTACACATGACCTCTTCTAGCTCAAGATCTGTTGCCAAATTCTGTGACTTTATGCTTTTGTGTATTTTACATGATTCATAAATACTTGgcaatattttagtctttttattATTGCAGAAGCATTGCAAACGTTGTCATATTTGTAAATCAGGAAAATCTTGCTATCAAGCTTTACAGGTTAGGATATCTGCCAGTTAATCAAGAatcttctgttatttttatgctttttaaATGTTTACTTCTATTGTTCTTCTTTAAGTTCGGCATGTGGATGCACAGTTTTCTGGTTCATAATTTTAATTCCATTATCAGGAGAGCAGACCACAGAATGACAAGTTTGCATATACCACATACCTTTGTTACTTGCTGTATGCTCCTCTTTACATTGCTGGTCCAATATTGAGCTTCAAAGCTTTTGCCTCACAGGTCTGACTGTAACTTATATTTCTCTTATAAGCTCCatgtttgattttcagttaCATTTGTTATAGTTCTAGGCTTTCTGAAATTTCGATTGATGAAGTGAACCCTGACCTGTCATTTtccaacataaaattatatgtaaGATATGATTTGTTTGAATATTAAGAGAAACCAAATTCGTTATTGTTTGGAGATTCAATTTCT
The genomic region above belongs to Arachis duranensis cultivar V14167 chromosome 3, aradu.V14167.gnm2.J7QH, whole genome shotgun sequence and contains:
- the LOC107478022 gene encoding membrane-bound O-acyltransferase gup1, which codes for MGTSAANKENFKGSRIEPWKQKELYFLVTYAFVFYVIIIRRSLQLSHDYGKQLFGLRPGWLIPRQLNDVTDAQWRNLRGNIPVLTVVFGIFTLLANLMRAFFNLKVGGMSIIWLLFSLTYLSYLHGACIIFVLSIATVNFLLVKIFAQKKYFPLVIWSYNSFFLVCNRIYEGYSFSIFGQQWAFLDNFRGTFRWHICFNFVVLRMISFGFDYHWRDQDSHFDMEKHCKRCHICKSGKSCYQALQESRPQNDKFAYTTYLCYLLYAPLYIAGPILSFKAFASQLEVTQNTHSVKNVALYGFRWLFSLLLMELMTHLFYYNSFANSGLWKHMSPMDIFIIGYGVLNFMWLKFLLIWRFFRFWSLINGIEAPENMPKCINNCHSLEDFWKNWHASFNKWLVRYIYIPLGGSQKKLLNVWVVFTFVAIWHDLEWKLLSWAWLTCLFFIPELALKSAANAFQAESSFGEFIFREINAVAGAITITSLMVANLVGFVIGPKGINWLLDSFLSKEGLPVLGAMFITFYVGTKLMFHIEEARKRSC